The Pseudanabaena sp. FACHB-2040 DNA segment ATGTCGTCTGTCGTAACCGACTCATATCCCCGTGCAGCAAACAGTTCAGCCCCCGCATCCAAAATCCGATCAAACCGCTCCCGGCTGCGAGCCTGCTTAGGCATACGCCAGCGGGGTTCATAAATAGGGATTTCGGACATAGGCTCAGATCCGGTTGACAAACGCGAGGCTTTCCTCGTATTTTATAAATGCGAGGTAAATCTCGCGTTTATACTTTACACCACTTCAAATGGAGGAATCCATGCAAGCCGAAGCTAAATTGGGCCTGCCTAAAAGTTATGGTCAGCAAACTCCCTACGGGTTCTTTTTGTTTACAAGCTTTGTCGCCTGGTTGATTGCAACCCTTGTGATGCGGCTCTGGGGACACACCTTCTTTTTCCCTAGTAGCAATTTGAATATGATTGCTATTTTTCTCCTTCCTCTCGTGTGTCTCCCCCCCTTTGTTCATGCACTGTTTCGCTGGAAAGGATTGCAGCCCAACCAATACCTAGAAGCTACGATTTGCTTGGCAATTCCAGGAATGCTGCTAGATGTTGAAACAGCGTACTTTTTTCAGCGGGTGTATCCCAATGTTTTGCCATCTGCAGATGGTCCTTATGGGGCCTGGTTGCTTTGGGTTTATTTAATTGTGTTGGTAACAGGGCTGGCTACTAGCCTACATAGTAAGTTGCGGAAGGTTTAAAGGCTTCTTTTAACCCAGTTTTTAAGCCACTTTAGCAAACCAGCAGTCACCAATCAAATTGGCTGACTGCTGACTTTTATAGGCCGTAGCTTGCCCATATCTAACGCAGTGAGTCATAGAACCCGCCTACTCTAATCAGCGCATTCCTGCATCAGCAGAAATATCGTGCCATGAGGCACTAAAATAGTCGATTCTGGAATCGAGATATCTCCCTGATAATCAAGCTTGGCTCCTCGGCCGATCCACTCTTTGAGGCTCAAACTCTCTCCAGCCCGCATTTGGGATAAATGATCATCATTCAGGTAAACCAGCGCTGCAATCTCATTACAGGGCTGAGGTTTAGCCCCCAACTCGGCATTAAAAGCGACCAGGTAATAGGCCTGTTTGGAATCTGCCATGCTGCCGTGGTCAGAGTGCGTACGTTTCTCCCAAATCAGCCGGGGTCGAATCAGTTCATCCAGTAAATTAACGCACTCAAAGGTGCCGTCTGGATGAAGGAAAAGCGTGCTCTGGGCACTAGTCAAGCTATTAATAACGTTGCCAATCTCCTCTCGACCTTCCCGCAGTGCGCAGGCCGCAAATGATTCAGAGCAGTTTTGCCGCTTGCCGCCAACTCCAAACAGGCGCACTCTATCAAACGGCAGCAGCAACTCTCGCTTGGGAATGGAAAAGACGTGATAGCCCTCCCATCGCAAAAACAGCGCAGTTCCAGCAGCGGTCGTCGATTGGATAAAGTCCGATAGTCGCATGATGGCCCATAAAAAGGCTGCTATCCGTTGTGAGAATAGCAGCTTTGTGATTGCCAGCACAGAGTTTCCAACTAGACCAGCTGTTCAACTCGCTGCTCAGGCTTCTCCTTGCGTGGGTCAAGTCCCCGCTCTAACCGAGACAGCGTTTGCTCGACTTCACCATGAGCCCGCAAGAGCGCCGAAACCTTTTTGCGAATGAGCAGCCCCGGACGATCGGTGAACATATGCTCCTCCTGGCTGGCGGAGAGCGGTACATCGTAGTCGGTAGATTCTAGAATGCGCTTGTCTTCCAGGGTTACTGCCCGATCAAAGGCAATCACATCAGCCGCCTTGGTGTCGGCCTCCGTATCGTTGCGCACACAGAACTGCACCATTTGAGAAGTTCCATCGCTCATGGGCGTCATTGTATTGACAATGACGTGGGACAAACCGTTGGGATAGTTGATGCGTAGCCGAATGGTGAAGGGCATGAACCAGTCCATCTCTAGCGTGCGATAGGTCTGGGAGTCTGCCATCTTTAGATTTTGCTGCTGCAGCTCAGGGTTAACGACTCCCAGCACGCCTTCCACGTGAATGCCATAGTCCGTCTCGATAATGTCTAACGAATCGGGAACCGGGTGCTCTTCGCTGCCAAAGGTAGTGGTGTGAACAAAGGTTGGATGGGCCAAATCTAGCTCATTCTCCATTACCCGCAGACCCGCACATTGCCAGGGCTCGTAAAACTCATGGATAAGCCGAAAACTAGAATCCGCAGCTTCGGGAATCTCTGGAATGTCGCTAACTGGCTCATCCAAACAGACCCAGACATAACCATAACGAACCGTGCAGGAGTAGGCGCTGACCCGATAGGACGCTGGAATTGCCGCTCCTTCTTTGAGCTGAGGAACGCGCACACAGGCTCCCTTTCCGTCAAATTCCCAACCATGGTATGCGCAGGCCAGATTGCCGTTGCAGACTTTGCCGAGAGACAGCTTGGCAGTGCGGTGGCAGCAGCGATCCCGCACCGCCGCCGGCTGCCCCTGTTCGTCCAGCCAAAGGACAATAGATTCACCCAGCAATTGAAATGATTGGGGACCGGCTGTTAGGTTCTCCACCAGCATGACCGGGTACCAGAAGCGTCGGAAGATCGGTTGCTTAGTGACTAGCATGGAAAATTGGGCTTCTCTAGCAACAACTGCTGACAACACCTGCCCGCATTCAAGCCATCGTGTACTGTGCGCAGAAAGATGTTTGTCAATCCTTATACAAAAACCCTCATACAAAGTTGAGCCTTTGCAGGGACTAGTGCTAAAAGTAGCTACCAGATATAAAACACCAGATAGTAGAAAGAGAACTGACGCTGTGCAATTGCGCCTCAGTTATTCAGCTCCGTCGAGCTATAGCCCTTCAAGCAGAATAATCTTCCTCATCCACGACTTGTCCTGTCTCATCGTGAACGTACAGCTCAACTTGCTGGGTCTTTGCCTTTTCTCGGGCTTTGTGTAAGACATCTCCCTTTTGTTGTCCGTGGGCGATGCGCTGCTCATCTCGCCGCGCAATCCAGCCGTCGCCTTGGGGATCAGGAATAACGTGAATAGCGTGGTCTGCCTGCGGATCTCCTTTTGCGATCGCATGCCCCGCTGAACCCGCTGCCCCCGTTTGCCGGATAGGCTTACCCCGGCGTTTGGCCCACTTTTCAGCTTGGGCTGTCGCGATTGCGATCGCCTGGCCCTCTCTATAACCTTCTCCTAACAGTGCGTTAGCAATCTCAATTGCTTTATGCCGCACCTCGTCCGCCAGGTTCTTCATAGAAGCTGGGTAATCCTTGTCAGACCAGGGCATGAATACTGTCCTCTAAATCAAAGCCTCAGCAGAAAACGATACTTGCGACTGAAAACTGGAGAAAAGAGGAACCTTTTGCCTCCTACCCTCTGCCTTCGGCCCTTCCCCCACGCATCTGAAGTTCGGTGCGATGCTCAGGCAATCGTTTCTTGAAAGCCATCACGATCCTACCCATCCTAAAAAATTTGTCGATCTGGCTCGTCTAAC contains these protein-coding regions:
- a CDS encoding aromatic ring-hydroxylating dioxygenase subunit alpha, whose amino-acid sequence is MLVTKQPIFRRFWYPVMLVENLTAGPQSFQLLGESIVLWLDEQGQPAAVRDRCCHRTAKLSLGKVCNGNLACAYHGWEFDGKGACVRVPQLKEGAAIPASYRVSAYSCTVRYGYVWVCLDEPVSDIPEIPEAADSSFRLIHEFYEPWQCAGLRVMENELDLAHPTFVHTTTFGSEEHPVPDSLDIIETDYGIHVEGVLGVVNPELQQQNLKMADSQTYRTLEMDWFMPFTIRLRINYPNGLSHVIVNTMTPMSDGTSQMVQFCVRNDTEADTKAADVIAFDRAVTLEDKRILESTDYDVPLSASQEEHMFTDRPGLLIRKKVSALLRAHGEVEQTLSRLERGLDPRKEKPEQRVEQLV
- a CDS encoding DUF2188 domain-containing protein, translated to MPWSDKDYPASMKNLADEVRHKAIEIANALLGEGYREGQAIAIATAQAEKWAKRRGKPIRQTGAAGSAGHAIAKGDPQADHAIHVIPDPQGDGWIARRDEQRIAHGQQKGDVLHKAREKAKTQQVELYVHDETGQVVDEEDYSA